Within Deinococcus seoulensis, the genomic segment CCGACCCGCAGCCCGGAACGCGTGCCTGGAACGCGACTGGCAGGCACGGCCGGCCCTGTTCACGCTATCTTAAGGATATGCAGTCTGACAGTGGGGGGAGCGGTGAACTGGTCGCGGAACTGATCGCCGACCTGAACGCCCGGCTCCTGGGTGCCCGCACGGTCCCGGACGTCCGGCAGGCACTCCTGGACTGCCTGCGCGGCGCGGACGTGCCCGGCGCGTTCCTGGCCACCTGGACGGGCGAGACATGGACTGCCCAATCGACTGCCCCGACATCGAGTGCCCAGACGGGGACCGCTGGAACGGCGGACGCCACCGACCTCACCCCCGCTGACCTCCCGAGCGGGCAGTGGTCCGTGACGCCCATTCCGTTCACGGACCCACCGGCCGCCCTGTGCCTCCCGGCAGTGGAGGGGCAGTCTGTTCCGGCGGGCCTGCGGCCGGACACGCCAGGCATTCTGGGTGCCCTGACCGGTCAGGCGCTGCGCCGCCTCACGACCCCGGATGCAGGTACCCCGGACGCAGGTGCACAGGATGCAGGTGCCCAGGATGCGGGTGCACAGGGCGCAGCAGTGCCCACCGGAAGCGCAGACCTGCACGCGGCGTTGCGGGACGCCGGGCAGCGGGCGCAGCTGGCCGAGTCGCGCCTGCAACAGCTGATCGTGAACGGCCCGGTCGCCATGGCCGCCGGGATCACCAGCGGGCACCTGCTGATGGTGAACGACGCGTACCTGAACCTGCTGGGCTTCACCCGCCGGGAATTCGAGGACGGGCAGGTCAACTGGGCGCACCTGACCCCGCCCGAGTACCGCGCCGCCGACCGCGAGCAGTACCTGGCGGCCATGACCTCGCAGCAGTCCGTGACGTACGAGAAGGACATGCTGGACCGCGACGGTCGGCGCGTGCCGGTGCAGGTCACGCTGCTGCCCGCGCGCGAGGAGGACCGGACGTTCAGCGTGGCGTACGTGCGGGACCTGCGGCCCGACCGGGCGGCGGCCGCCGGGCACGCCGAGCAGTTGCGGGAACGCACGCTGGAACTCCAGCGGCTGAACACGGAACTCGCCGCGCGGACCGCCGCACTCGAACGGTTCGCGGAACTGTCCCGCGATCTGGTGCTCGAGCACGACCCGGTCGCCCTGATCGGCCGGGCGCAGGAGATCGCCATCTCGCTGATGCCCGACAGCGTCAGCACGTACTACGAGGCGCGCGGGCCGCGCTGGACGCTGCTGTCGCACCGGGGGGAGTTCCGGAATCCGGCGCTGCTGGCCGGGTTGCACCGGGGCCTGCCGCGCGGCGCGACCCTGAATGTCGACCGGCCCTTCGAGACCGGCCAGCCGTACTACCAGGAGACGTTCGACCCGGCCAGCGTGCAGAGCGTCCAGAGTGACATCCGCGTGATCCGTTCGTCCGCGTCGTTCCCGGTGCGCAGCGGGTCGCGGGTGCGGGGGGTGCTGGTCATCGGGCGGCACGAGGCGCACCCGTGGACCGCGCCGGAACGCACGCTGCTCGAAACCGTGATGTTCAGCCTGCGTCTGGCCCTGGAGCGCGCCGAGCAGGCCGGAACGCTCCGGCAGCGCACGCTGGAACTCGAGCGCAGCAACGCGGAACTCGAGCAGTTCGCGTTCATTGCCAGTCACGACCTGCAGGAGCCGCTGCGGACCGTGACGAGCTTCTCGGAACTGCTGATCCGCCGCTTCGACCGGACCGGCGCGGACGCCCGCGCCGCCGAGTACCTGCGGCACATCAACGACGGCACCACCCGCATGCAGCACCTCATTCAGGACCTGCTGCGGTTCGCGCGCGTCTCGTCCGAACATGCCCCGCCGACCGCGCAGGACATCGGCGCCGCATTGCAGATCGTCCTGGACGACCTGAGCGGGCCGTTGCGGGACGCACAGGCGACCGTGACAGCCGGGAATCTGCCGCCCGTGCTGGCCGACGGCACGCAGTTGCGGCAACTGCTTCAGAACCTGATCGGGAACGCCGTGAAGTTCCGGCACGCCGGGCGGCTACCGGCCGTGACCGTCACGGCCGAACGTGAGGGCGACCTCGTGCACGTGCAGGTGGCAGATAACGGCATCGGCATTCCCGCCGAGTACCACGAGCGGATCTTCACGGTCTTCCAGCGCCTGCACGGCCGCGAACGGTACGCTGGGAACGGCATCGGCCTGTCCATCGCCCGGCGCGTCGTGGAACGCCACGGCGGTCAGTTGTGGGTCACGTCCACGCCCGGTCAGGGCAGCACCTTTCATTTCACGCTGCCTGCACCCGCCGAGACGGACCTGTGATGCGGACTCCGATTTGAACGGGCTTTGCAGTCCATTCAAATCGGAGTCGGTATGACGCTTTCAGGCGCCCCTGCGCGCTACTTGAGGGTTGCGGCGGCGAACGCCACGCTGAACTGATCGCACCACAGGACTACGCTTCCGGCCTGTTCGGGCGTGAAGGTGGCGGGCAGCAGGAACGTGCGGGTGCCGGTGGTGGCGATCTCGCCCAGGTCGATGTACTTCTCGTTCCGGAGTTCCGGGGTGTCCTTGACGGTCTTCGCGGCCAGCAGCCAGACTTTCAGGTCCGGGGCGGGTTCGGTCTTCAGGTTGCGGATGGTCAGCGTCCAGCGGCCCTGCGCGTTGCGGGCCAGGGTGACCGTGCCGGTGGTGGGGGCGTGCAGGGCGCGGAAACTGCCGGTCAGGGTGGTCTTGATGGCTCCCGCCTTCGCGGTGCCTTCCTTCATGGCGCTGCCGGTCATGCTGCCAGCAGCGCCGGTCATGGTGTGGCCGGGCTGCGCGGCGCCCTGCGCCAGGACGGGCGGCGCGATCAGGGTGCTGCCCAGCAGCGCCAGCGACAGCAGCGCGGCCCGGTGAACCGGAGTGAACCCGGCGGGCCGAAGAAGGGTCTGAACAGCGGTGGCCTGGGCGGTGGCGGTCAGGGCGGTACGGGTCTGGGCGGTACGGGTCTGGGCGGTACGGGTCATGGGGACTCCTTATGAAAGCTGATGGCGAGAACTGGGGCGGTGGGGATGGCGGCAGGTTGAACGCGTCGGGGCATCGGGGGGGTCGGGGCGAATCAGGGGGTCAGGGTGAGGTTCACGGTCACGCGGCTGCCGGTATCACCTCCCTTGACGTTCACGCCGTGCGTCTGCGGGTTCACGGTGAAGGTCGCCTGCACGTTCAGGCTGTTTCCGCGCCGGGTGAGCGTGACGGGCGCCCTGAGGGGACGGGGCACGCCGCGCAGCGTGAACGTGCCGGTCACGTCGCCCTGAACGGCCTGACCGTCCTGAATCCGTTCCGGGCCGCTGAAGTTCTCCAGGGTGAACGACGCGTTCGGGAAGTTCCGGGCGTCCAGCGCCTCACGGGCGTGCTCGTCACGCAGGGCGATTCCGGTCTTCAGGGCCGCGAGGTTCACGGTCACGGTGGTCCGCGTGCGCCGCAGGGCCGCGAAGTCGAGGGTGGTGTCGCTGCTCTGCACGGCGTTCACGGTGCCGTTCACGGGAATCAGGGTGACGCGGTAAGCGAAGCCCACCGACCCGTCCCGGACGCGGACCGTCGTGGCCTGTGCGGCGGCCGTGACGACCAGCGCGGCGGCCAGGGTGAGGGGCAACGCCGCCAGCAGCGGAACCCGGAAACGGCGGACCGCCGACGTAGAGCGGGCCAGGGTCGGGTGGGCCGGAGCGGGCGTTTCAGGGTGCAGGGAACGGCGTGGGCGTCGCGGCATGGCGGGCCTCCTTGTGGGTCATGAGTTGCGGCGTGAGAACGAACTGTGCAGTGATGCGGACCTGGGTTGCTGTGGTCTTGCCTTCTGTACGGGCGGAGCGGCGGCCGGGTTCAACCGACCTCATTGGCCCCTGCGGGGGGGGGTGGCAGAGTGGCGGGCCGCCTCCGCGCTGCCGTCAGATTGGTGTTGGACGGCGCCGCGCATCCTGAAGGTCAGATGCCTGGGTTCAGACTGCACATCTCGGAGTCCCTGACGGTCCTGTACCGCCTCGCGCAGGCGGTCATGACGGCCGGGGACGAACTGGAGGTCCTGCGCCTGACCGTACAGGCGCCGGTGGATGTGCTGGGCGCGCACGGCGCGTCGATCATCACGGTGAACGGGGACCGGATCGGGCCGGTTCTGCTGGCCGGGCAGACGGAGATGACGGACTTCACGGCCGACGAGTTCCACGAGGGCCTGAGCGGCTGGGTGTACCGCACCGGGCAGGTGGCCCTCTCGGCGCCGCACGAACCGGACCCGCGTGAAAGCGAGCGGGTGCGGGCGCGCCGCGCCGCGAACCGGTGCGGGCACATCGCGGTGCTGCCGCTGCGGGACGGCGCGCGCGTGACCGGCACGCTGACCGTGATCACCCGCGAGGACAGTCCGCCGTTCGAGGACGCGGAACTGGAGTGGTACGGGGCGCTGGCGAACCTGACATCTGCGGTGCTGACGCAGCGCCGGTTGCACGCGGAACTGGCGCGCCGCGCGCACCACGACGAACTGACGGGCCTGCCGAACCGTTCGTTGCTGCTGGACCGGCTGGGGCAGGCGCTGCTGCGTCTGGAACGACACGGTGGTCAGTGCGGGCTGCTGTTCCTGGACCTGAACGGCTTCAAGGAGGTGAACGACCGCCACGGGCACGAGGCGGGCGACGGGTTGCTGCGGGAGGTGTCGCGGCGCCTGGGCAGCTGCCTGCGCGGTTCGGATACCGCCGCGCGCTTCGGTGGGGACGAGTTCGTGGTGATGCTCCCGGACGTGCGGTCGGTGGACGACGCGCGGCAGGTGGCGCTGCGGATCGGGGCGGCGCTGGCCCGGCCGGTCACGCTGCACCTGCCGGGCAGTGCGGGCGAACAGACGCCCGTCGTGAGGGTGGGTGCGTCGGTGGGCGTGGCGGTCGCGCCGCTACACGGTCTGGACGCCGGAGCGCTGTGCCGCGCGGCAGATCAGGCGATGTACCGCGCCAAACGTGATGGGCAGGCCGTGCAACTGGCAGTCGCCGGGAACGTCGGCACGGACGGTTGACCGGCCCATCCGGCTGCCCAGGGTGCGTGCCCTGAAGGCGAGCGGGCGCCGGGGGCCGTGGTACAGGGCTGCGTACATGAAGGTCTTGAGGCATCAGGCCGTGTTCCGGGTCAGTTAGGAGTGAGTTTTATGCGCATAAATCCCGATTCGACGCACTGAGCGGTGCATAACGTTCATGTGAGAACGGTGTAAGGATTGTGTCAGTACGGTAAGCACATGGACCCGGTGCCGCACGCAGGTTAAGAGCGCTCCCTCACACCGGACACCGCCCGCACCGCACCGCCCCTCTCAAGGAGAACCATGAAACACCGTTCACTGATGCTGGCCGCCTTCCTCGCCCTGGGCGTCGCCTCTGCCGCCGGCACGAAGGCCGGCACGCAGATCACCAACCAGGCGAGCGCCGCCTACCGTGACTCCACCGGCACCAAGCTCGACGCGAACAGCAACCAGGTCAGCACCCTGGTCAAGCAGGTCGCGGGCGTCACCATCAGCCCCGACGGCACGCCGGCCGCTCCGGGACAGCAGCAGCAGGCGGTTCCCGGCGCCGAGGTCGTGTTCCCGTACACCCTCACCAACACCGGCAACGGTCCGGACACATTCAGCATCGACACGGTCGTCGACAGCACGGTCGCCAACACGGTCGCGCCTGCCACGCGCGTCGTGTACATCGACGCCAACGGTGACGGCATCCTCCAGCCCGGTGAACGCGTCGCCCTGCCCCAGGTGGGCGGCAAGGTGCAGTTCCAGAACGTCACGGCCGACGCGCAGGTCAAGTTCTTCGTGGTGCTGCAGGTGCCGTCCTCGGCCACCAGCGCCAACAAGGTCATCATCCAGCCGACCGCCGTCAGTACCTTCGACCCTAC encodes:
- a CDS encoding PAS domain-containing sensor histidine kinase, whose translation is MQSDSGGSGELVAELIADLNARLLGARTVPDVRQALLDCLRGADVPGAFLATWTGETWTAQSTAPTSSAQTGTAGTADATDLTPADLPSGQWSVTPIPFTDPPAALCLPAVEGQSVPAGLRPDTPGILGALTGQALRRLTTPDAGTPDAGAQDAGAQDAGAQGAAVPTGSADLHAALRDAGQRAQLAESRLQQLIVNGPVAMAAGITSGHLLMVNDAYLNLLGFTRREFEDGQVNWAHLTPPEYRAADREQYLAAMTSQQSVTYEKDMLDRDGRRVPVQVTLLPAREEDRTFSVAYVRDLRPDRAAAAGHAEQLRERTLELQRLNTELAARTAALERFAELSRDLVLEHDPVALIGRAQEIAISLMPDSVSTYYEARGPRWTLLSHRGEFRNPALLAGLHRGLPRGATLNVDRPFETGQPYYQETFDPASVQSVQSDIRVIRSSASFPVRSGSRVRGVLVIGRHEAHPWTAPERTLLETVMFSLRLALERAEQAGTLRQRTLELERSNAELEQFAFIASHDLQEPLRTVTSFSELLIRRFDRTGADARAAEYLRHINDGTTRMQHLIQDLLRFARVSSEHAPPTAQDIGAALQIVLDDLSGPLRDAQATVTAGNLPPVLADGTQLRQLLQNLIGNAVKFRHAGRLPAVTVTAEREGDLVHVQVADNGIGIPAEYHERIFTVFQRLHGRERYAGNGIGLSIARRVVERHGGQLWVTSTPGQGSTFHFTLPAPAETDL
- a CDS encoding DM13 domain-containing protein is translated as MTRTAQTRTAQTRTALTATAQATAVQTLLRPAGFTPVHRAALLSLALLGSTLIAPPVLAQGAAQPGHTMTGAAGSMTGSAMKEGTAKAGAIKTTLTGSFRALHAPTTGTVTLARNAQGRWTLTIRNLKTEPAPDLKVWLLAAKTVKDTPELRNEKYIDLGEIATTGTRTFLLPATFTPEQAGSVVLWCDQFSVAFAAATLK
- a CDS encoding YceI family protein, with the protein product MPRRPRRSLHPETPAPAHPTLARSTSAVRRFRVPLLAALPLTLAAALVVTAAAQATTVRVRDGSVGFAYRVTLIPVNGTVNAVQSSDTTLDFAALRRTRTTVTVNLAALKTGIALRDEHAREALDARNFPNASFTLENFSGPERIQDGQAVQGDVTGTFTLRGVPRPLRAPVTLTRRGNSLNVQATFTVNPQTHGVNVKGGDTGSRVTVNLTLTP
- a CDS encoding sensor domain-containing diguanylate cyclase encodes the protein MPGFRLHISESLTVLYRLAQAVMTAGDELEVLRLTVQAPVDVLGAHGASIITVNGDRIGPVLLAGQTEMTDFTADEFHEGLSGWVYRTGQVALSAPHEPDPRESERVRARRAANRCGHIAVLPLRDGARVTGTLTVITREDSPPFEDAELEWYGALANLTSAVLTQRRLHAELARRAHHDELTGLPNRSLLLDRLGQALLRLERHGGQCGLLFLDLNGFKEVNDRHGHEAGDGLLREVSRRLGSCLRGSDTAARFGGDEFVVMLPDVRSVDDARQVALRIGAALARPVTLHLPGSAGEQTPVVRVGASVGVAVAPLHGLDAGALCRAADQAMYRAKRDGQAVQLAVAGNVGTDG